In Drechmeria coniospora strain ARSEF 6962 chromosome 03, whole genome shotgun sequence, the DNA window CTGCTCGCTGGCTCCCactggctgctgctggctcgTCAAGTACTGGCAGgtatccccccccccaccacCGCTCGCTCGACCCTCCCCCATCATCTAGTTCCCAGTCCCCAGCCTGCCCGCcgcacctcctcctccgtccaCACCTGCGTCTACCTAcgcctgctcctccatcCTACACCTACATTACACCTCCATTACACCTACATTACATATCCCGCCGCCGCTATCCTCGCTGGCTCGCCCTCGCAGCATTCCCATccatcccctcccccccatcCATCATCCCCCATTTCCGTCCCCATTTTCCGTCCCGTCCACCCCGTCCACCCATCCGTTCTTCCTTCCCTCCCACCTCCTCTCGTCACTCCACCTGGGCCGCCCACCCATTCGCCTCCAAACACCACCCACGCGCACCCCCAGCCCAGCCAGCTCACGGCGCTGCGACCACCATCTTCTGCGAGCGCCCACTTCCGGCCAAGGGCCCCCAGCTTCCAAGCTTCCACAAGGCAGCCCGTTCATTCAATCGATCGGCCCTGCGCTTTCCTCCCTTGGTATATCCTGCCTGCGCAACATCCGCCATCATCCGCCATCCCCACACCACTCGTCTTTGACGGCCCTCCTCTCGACTCCCCTACCGGACCGTCGCGCGAACGCTGTTATCGTATCGTATCgtgcaccgtcgccggcccaGCCCAACGAACGACACCGACCGGCTTGCCGTCGCACTCGGCCTGGCCACTTTGCGCGCCGCGCCGCATCGCGtcgcatcgccctcgtcgcatcgccctcgtcgcccatcaccctcgtcgcccatcgCCCCCGGTGGTCTCTCCGTTTTGCAGCGCCGCGCTGCGCTACTTCAACTGCCATCGCCCCGTGTCGACGACCTCAGTCGTACACGCGCACCCTCATTCTCAGGTATGCAACCCGGCCTATCCTCGCCTTTGCTTCTTCTCAcactcccccccccccctcccttctcccctcctcctcctcctccccccctcttCCCCCCTCTCGCATCTTGCTCTCGTACTCTCTCTCtgtctctctctctctctctcgctCTGTCTCTCGCCCCCCTCTCTCTTGTGTCGTGCACGCGACGAACACGGAGACCAATATCGCtcgcgtcgtcgttgccgcgcTCTTCATCTTCGCCCAGCTTTGGGCTTGACTGCTTCTGCTCGGGACCTGGCCCGTGTCCGACCCGGCCGTTTGGCTCGACCCGACACACCCTCCCACGCCGTCGCACACCCCTCCCTCGCGCATCAACCACATGCAACGTGAAGCCTGCACCCTTCCAACCTTGAGCCGCTACCCATCCAACTATCTCACGacacgtcgccgtcgacaatcGTTGCTTGgactgccgccgccgacctggcTCGACCCGACCCGAGCCGACCCGTACATCTCCTGGCCGAACCCGTCTtgacatgtactccgcacggccaaccggtgccgacggtgcgACGATCAATCCTGCGGCTCTCAACTCTCCAGGTGAGCAACCCGTCTTGCGCTTCGCCCTCCCGAGAGCACCCTGCATCTCGTCGCAGGCAGCTTGCGACGAGATTGGCGGGCCGACCGGCCGACCGGCAGGAGGCGCTGCACGCGCGTTGCATCGCATCGCATCGCATCGCGACTGTTGCTGGTGCCATTCCTGCCTCTGCCTTCTTGCCGGTCCGGCTCGCGGTTGCCCGCTAGCTCATCTTCCCGTCGTGGTTTGCCCATCGCATTGCTGACGAGCATCCCCTTCCCAGTCTTGTCCAACGCGCCACCCCGTGGCCACAAGCGGAATCGACCTTCGGACACCCACGACACGCGCGAGCCTGGCGATGACGGTATGTCGTGACCGGTTTCTGCGTCGTAGCTCCGCGTCGCACGGCGCCGCTGACCCCTGGGGCGCGCGACCCCCAGCCGAAGCCTTCATCTCCCGTCTTGTCCAGCTCGCCACGTCCGATCGTGTATGGTGTGTGTGTGCTTGACTGCGGGACGGCGCAGTTGACGAAACGTGACTGTTTGATTTCGCTGGCGCGCGACCGAGAGAGAGTGACGACGGGAAAACACAGAGACCGAGCGAACGAGAGAATGCGAGAATGCGAGCCGGAGAGCGCGAGAGATTGAGGCGCGAGAATGAGCAGAGCCAACGTTGGCGAATGCTTGTTGGCTGACGATGGTTGTGCTCTAGATACCTACCCGTCGCAGCGAAAACGCGCACGCCCGATGAAGCCATCCGACGCCAGCGGGCCACCGCCCGTCACCACGGCGCCCCAGGCCGGGCAGCCGCCGCAAACGCCCCAGTCCCAGACGTCTTCCCTGCCCAACCAGGCGACGCCCGCCTACTCGgcccccgtcgccgccgttgccgcgcCCCccaagacgacgccgacgaaaTCGACGCTCAAGGCCCTCCCGACGGTCCGAGACCACACGACGGACCAGCTGAACCCGACGGGCGACGAGTACATTCCCCGCGAGATTGACGAGTTTGGCGAGAAGAAGGTGATGATGAACGGGCAGCTCTGCGGCGGTCGCATCTACCGGTGCCGAACCTTCCTCGTCCCCAACAGAGGGGACAAGCTGTTCATGCTCGCGACCGAATGCGCCCGCGTCTTGGGCTACCGGGATTCCTACCTCTTGTTCAACAAGAACAGGTCTCTCTTCAAGATCATCGCCAGCCAGGCGGAGAAGGATGATCTTGTTCAGCAGGAAATCTTGCCCTTCTCGTACCGGTCGCGGCAGATTGCCATCGTCACGGCGCGATCCATGTTTCGCCAGTTCGGCAGCCGCGTCATCGAAGGCGGCCGCAGGGTTCGCGACGATTACTGGGAAACCAAGGCCCGGAAGCAGGGCTTCACCGAGGCCGATCCTGCGGGCGAAAAGCGGCCGGGGGCATCCAAGGcgcgcgaggccgccgaagCTCAGACCGCGCTCCTGAGCGCTCCGAACACAGAGATTGTGTACAGCAATCACCCTGGGCCGTACCCCGGCGCTCCGCAGCCTCACCTTGTTCAAGGTATGTCACAGTTGTCTCGGCTCTACCAAGGAATGCcgtgccgaggccggcggggTGATTCTTGCATGAAGCGGCTGGCTGACAGTCGAGACAGAGTACGGCGACACTCGGCCTCGGGACTTTGGCGTCATCATGAAAGGCGGTCCACGCCAGGAGATCACCGGACCGCCGTACCAGGACCAGAGCAGACCGTCGCCGATCCAGGAGATCCACTCACAAGCGCACCATGCGGCCGAGTTCAACAGGACCGTCACGCAGCAGCGCGACATGCGGaacgagtacatgcagaacatttggcggcggccgcacgagcagccgccgtcgtcgagcatgaGCCAGCAACCGGTATCGTCGAGCGACGCGAACGCTTCGACGAACCGACCGTCCAGCTCTCCGCACACGGCCGCCACTGGCGTCAGCCAGCAGTCGGTCGTTTCTTCCCAGAGCCCgcagatgatgatgacggccgcACCGTACTCGCAGTCGATTCATGCGCAAAACCCGATCGGCCAGGCGTCCATGCGAAGTATGTTGCGCTCGCCCCGGCCTCGACCACCTGACACCGTAGGCACCGGCTAACTTTTCCTTTCCCCCTCTCGCAGGCTCTTCCGGTAGCATAAGCCAAggcaccaccgccgccggctacAACTACCAGCAGCCGGGCCAGACCATGTGGTCTCAgaaccagcagcagcctccCGGTCCGGGCCACAACTACGGCAGCTACACGACGCAgtcccagcagcagcagcagcagcagcagcagcagcagcagtctCATCAGTCACAACCGCCTGCGACGCATTTGCGGCAGTCAAGCACGAGTCAGATGCAACCCAACATGCCGTTCCCTGCAATGGGTGGGATGCAGTACGGCACCAGCCAGGGCATGTACCCGGCCGAGCAGACACCACGGGGATACCTGCCGCAAAGCGCACCGGGCGGCCCCAACGTCACCCAGGCATGGTCTGGACAGCACTCGCCCCCTCCGCAATGGTGGGCGCCcccgcagcagccgcagtAGCACTCGATGCTTGCTTCTGCTGGTTGAAGCCGACTGCTGAATTCTGAATTTGTATGATGCTCGACAACTTCTTTTCCTTGGACATGAACCCCTGCAGATTTCCTGGATACCCCACGCATGCAGACTAGTTGGGAGGCTATGTGCTTTTGGGTGAGCGGCCTGTTGAGTTGAAATTGTGTATAGCATGTGGCCGGAGCAGTATAGAGGAGTCGGGGCAGGTCGATGGCGTCTCCTTTTTATTCAAAGCTTTTGTTCTTCTCCGATTCGCTTGCGTCGCAAGACGTACGCGCGTCTGTCACTTTCGGGGAGGGTGGGGAGGGGGCTGCTCTCTTCGACAGAACGATGGCCAGACGCGATCTGTCtatcggtcggtcggtcggggGGGTTGCACGATGCCTTTGTCGATGATGCCTTTTTGCTGCACATTCCACGGGCGAGCAAGGCGCCTATCTCTGGGAAAATTTTCATACGTCCTTTCTTTCTGCTTTTCGGGCGCTGGGACGATCGGGCATTGGACGCACGGGATCTCGATATCAATTTGGTTTCGCTGCCGGAATCGGCTCTGTTTGGTGTGAGGGGCCgggagagggggagagggagcGGGAGAGGGAGGTGGTCATACCCACGGTTTCTTTGATCCATTGCCTCATTTCTCTTGTTGCGGAACACTCGGCCTTTGTTCTCACTTGGACCTGGATtgactcgacgacgacgatgacgacgacggacgacagGCATGGCCACCTGAGGATGACGTTGGTAGATCAGAGGACGACATCGGTGGCGTTGGAGAATTGCTGCTTTCCGTTATTCCATGGCTATGTCTCGTTGACGACTCGTTTCCACGCCACGCCACGGTTTTTTTTTGTTCTTGGCTTCTGCTTGTTGCGTTGAGTGGACTGGCTAGTAATGGATGGACCGGCTGCTTGGTTCCGCACGGCCACGGTTTCCTTCGTGCCGTCGTTTTTTTTTCACGTTCTTCCTTTTGGTTGAAGTCCATATCTCGTTCGGATTTGGGATGGATATACTTAGTATCATTTGTCCTGCTGGCACGATGAGTGAGTGCATCGGACGGAGCATGGATCTTTGGTGGTTTCAGCCGAACCTTGTACTCCGTCGCACATGAATTTGAATATTTGACATTTTGAGTCGACTCCCCTACGCTGATGGTGACGTTTTGTGTAACTCTTGTCCAACTCGATCATGGGCTGCATCGGGCTGCGCCTTGGGGCATGCAGTCTGGCATGGGCGGCGAGAAGCAGTTCCTCGATCTCTGCACCCAGGTTCAGGGTCCGTTACAGGGGCTGCCGTGCCACACAGGGTACCAGGGAAAGAGGGAGGGGAAGGATGTTAtgcgtggccatggccaatGCGAGGCTCGCATGCATAGATGTGTGCGATgaggcgggaggcgggaggcgggaggcgggaAGCGGGAAGCGAGATGCGGAAGCCAGGGAGTTTGGGTGGTGGGGACTGCGGGAGGGGCTGCAAAACCGTAGCACGATAGAAGATGCCTGGTGGAGAGGTGGAGGTTCGAAACGTGTGAGTGCCTGCGTCTGTGAGTGCGTGTCtgagtgtgtgtgtgtgcagAGCACTAGTCGAGGATGGGCGGAGAAGTGAGGGATGAGGGAGGTGTGCGTGGGTGCGTTGTGGCGCCCAGGTACGGTACGTGTGTGCGGGTGTGCGGGTGTGTGCGggcgtgcgtgtgtgtgcgtgtgcgtgtgtatgtgtgtgtgtatgtgtgtgtgtgtgtgtgtgtgtgtgtgtgtgtgtgtgtgtgtgtgtgtgtgtgtgtgtgtgtatgtatttgtgcgtgtgtgtatgtgtgtgtgtgcgtgcgtgtgtgaTGGTGGGTGGCATGGCATGGACGATGGAGCATGGGTTCATGAAGCGATAACGTGAGAAGTCACCATTTAACAGGTGTGAGCCCTCGGATCCGGCCCGCCTCGTTGGCCACTCGATCGTTTGGCCGTCGTCAATCGCTCTCGTCACCATCGAGCGCCTCGTCcctctcgtcgtcctcgtcgtcttgctTCAACTCGAGCGCGTCCTGCGTGTCATCTCCGCTCTccgctctcctctccccattttcctcgtcgtcgtttgcctcctcatcctcgtcgtcctcctcttcctcctctgcctcctcctcttcctcctcctcctcttcctccgcctccatctcttgctcctccgcctccttctccccttcttcctccgtctcgtcctGGTCGAGACGGGCCTTTTTATTTCGGGGCCCATCCGAGGCCGACATGGTCGACACATCCGCCTTGGACGAGCTGACAGTTTGATCGGCCATTTCCACGTCCTCGGTCGGATTGGCAGCGTCGCCCTTGCCGGCGCCCACCTTTTTCTTCGACGACGTCCGTTTTTCGTTCTTCATCGCCATGAATTCTGGGCAGGGTCAGCGAGCGACGGGCAAGAAGAGCTGGGCATCGCTGCACAGGCGTAGAGAGCAACGGGAGACCTACTTGCCaagtcggcctcgagagACTCCCGCAGAAAGGAGAACTCGGTATCGTCGAGTGCTTTGAACACGTCATCCGGGTTGATCGTCTTCTTGCCCGCGTTGACAGTGTGTTGATTGGCACTGCGAACGGTTAGCCGGTGTCGTGAGAGCACGAATCCATCTCTGCGAGCGCGCGGCAGGGGCAGAAGGAGGCAAGCGTACTGCGACACCAAGTAACTGACGAAAACAGTTGCGCTCTTGCTCATGGCGAGAATTGCATTCGCTTGGATTTGGGTGTTTGGTGGTAATGCGCTCTTTGCGAGCCGCGAGATGACAGATTTGGGGAATCCAAGGTCCTGCGGGAAGCGACAACCATTCATCGTCGGTTAGCGAGCGCGTCCTGCATCCGCAGAGCGACAAGAGTAGAGGGCCTGTGTGAAGACGTGCGTACCTCGATGGACACGCCATctttgtccttgtccttgtccttgtccttcttgTCGGAGGCCGCCGCGGCAGCCGGGACAGACTGCTGGGTATGCGACGCCGTCTGCGAGATGGCGCTGTCGTCGTGGGGGATGGCGGGAAAGGTAACCAGGGAAGCGTCGCTCTTGCGCTGGTCAGACTTGCGCGGTGGCATGGCGGCGACTCGGGGCGATGATGAGATGGCTCGGGTATGAAAGACGAAGGCCGTGCGCGCACCCAAGACAGGCGACGTGCGGGCCTCGGAGGGGGTGAGAGAGCAGGGCGTTCTGCGATTTTCGCTTCGCACCGAGGAGCAGTTCGGTCGAGAATTGGGCGAAATGGACGCGAGACCATCCGGGATACCTCGCAACTGGTTGGtattcgccgtcgccttcgccgtccTATCGCCTGGTTCTTCGACGCCGGCAGTGATTCGGGCGGAACGATCTGGGCGGTGCCTGGCTGGATCGGGATGGCACCTCGCCTTTGCTTGCGTTGAATGAGTCGAGGGTGAGGTTGACGTTGACGTTGAAGCGGAGGCGGAAAGCTACCGGAGGAACAACGTGATGAATTATTGGGCCAAGACTAGGCCGGTTGTGCCTCGATAGATTTTAGACTCTTTGCTTTTAATCGCCGCTCACACGCGCGTCAAGTCGCGTGCCCCGCCAAAAGTGCACCGTCCGTGTTAAGTGTTCGCGGTACCCTCCCTCCTGTCGTTGCCGAGGTTTTTGCCTCTCCTTGAACGCAAAAGGGCTGTGCAgctgcatctgcatctgtCTCTCCCAGCAGAGTACGACTTATTTCTTCACTCTCCCGTCGCGCCGTTCATCGTCACGCGAAGGGTCAGGCTAGATGGAGCGAGACGCTGCTGATTGTCCCAAGTGCTTCCTTGATCTGGGTCCGGATCGACCCCGTGTTCGAACTCAACGGCCGTCATCCCTGCCGTTGACGGACGACCCGACGCGTCTCCGCTCCGCCGACCTCACGAACAGGCCGACCCGGGCCTCGCACTTGATCCTCGTCTCGGATGCGCCGAGTCCCCCGCGGCAAGGAGGCCGTAgtcagccgccgccgcattTGGTGGTTCCCCTCTGCGTCGACGATTCGGCCAGCAGACGGAGAACATGCCGCGAAAGGCTTCTATAGGTGGAATTCAAGGGCAGACTACGCCGAGGAAACCGGATCGGTCCTCTCCTCGCATCATAATCCTGAATCCTGACCGGAAGAGGTACCATGGCAAAATGCCAGTGTGCCCCTCCGCCATGTAATCGTTCGCCAGCTGCGGGGATGGAAAAGACACGACCGTCCCTCGTTCGATTCCGGCACGGGACGTGCCTTCTGAAATTGTATCCGAGCTCGGGGACGAATTCTCTGCGATCCGGGCAATCGACGGGGAAAGTCCATCTCGCCTCCTCTCTTCCATCTCCAGAGTCCTCCGGAGAATAGCTGAGCTGGGACGTCAGCTGGGTGCTTGATGGAGCAGATGAGAACTCACTCGAGTtgcctctcctccttcctcgGTGGAGCTCCTACGGCACGGCATGGGTGAATCATTCTCCTCGACGGAGTAGCCGAGAGCACCACACTGAGTCGCTGCTCCTCCCATTTCCGTGCAGCGGCGTAGACATGATCGGAGCAGCTTCTCCTCCGTCGGCGGGCCACGGAGCGGCCGACACGTGCCCGGTGTACACGTAGCTTCTCATTCCTCATCCATGGAGCAGCTGAGTGAGGCGAGAGCCTGAAACGCATCGCTTCCCCCGGCACGTTCCACCTGTTCGAGCTCTGGGCTCGGGACGGTTCCCAAGTAGTTGGCCAAATACAGCTTCATCGCTGTGCATGCTTGGCTCGCTGGGATGCACAATGGGCCTGAATGGAAACGAACTGTCTTGGCTTTGGCTTGGTTTGTCTCGTCTCATGCTCAAGGAGAATTTCTATATACAGGTGGGCAAAATGCGTATCAAAGCAGGACAAGGCGGGCTCATCCTCCCCGTTGCACAGACAGCCGGTCGCATCATGCACCAAGCTCATTCTGGCCACGCGCCTGGGTATATCCGTCATTATGAAACCAAAATCAAGCCATAGACTGCTCGTACGAGCGGTGCAGGTGCTTGTTCCTAATACTCGCACCTGCACCATTCACCGAGGGCCGCTCATAACTCGACGCGAGCTTGACAACCGAGCTGTGCACGTCGTCGTTCTCATCgaactcgtacagtacatgcaagtacgtgtataAGCAGGTACGAGTATTGTAGTAATGCAAGGACTTGGCTCGTGTAGCAAATACAGCGGTTTTATACCTGCCATAGTCCGTATATGGGTGCGCTTttcagtactgtaagtacgtactaagttgtgcttgtaagtactgtactcggaACATGTACTGATAATGAaggcatgtaagtaagtagtattacttcgtactccgtattgtaagtactaatagttgTGTGCTAATAATACtgtcatgtactccgcactgcaAGTGTAATAGTATAAGCAGCTGTATGCCTTCATCAGAAGTGGGGAGGCTGAGAGGCCAAGGCTCGGCTCCATAGGAGAGAACCCACTACCCCGTTTCAGCGCGCCAGGGAGTTTCAGCTGCCACTGCCAGTGCGGCCTTTGACCCTGCTGATATCGAGCTTCTTGGCCGTTCTTCCTGCACGTTGCAAGGAAGAAAGCCGTGCGCGATTTGCCGAAGCCGCTGAAGCTTCGAGACCCTGGTCGGCTTGGATGCGAAGCGCCCATCGGCTCCACAACCCGCAACTGTCATTCAGCAGGAGCAGGTTTCACAGgggcggcgatggatggGACTTGGAACCCGTATTTCGGCCATCAAGTACGAGcatgcgtacggagtacgtgcgAGTGTGCATCGCACAATGTTGCACGTCCCCGCCGTCGGTTGTATCCGCTCGTTCGCTCGTTCGCTCCTTAAAAAAAAGCGGTTGTGGAGAAGACAAGGTGGATGGATTGCCGTGGTCGTTTGCGTCCGACGCATCATCCAATCGCCCGCCCAATCTCGGATTGATGTAGCATCGGCCTGGGCGACAGTCCGCCCAGCAGCATTTCCTCTTCCACCGACGTCCGGGATGCGGTTGAGCGAGACGAGTGGGTGTACACTCTGCCGAGCCAGCCGTCGTAGTGGCTCGCCGGTGTCGGCCGCCAAGTGTCGGCGGAGCGGCGTGGCGGTCGATGCTCGTCCATCTGCTGGCCGTACCACTGGTCTCGGCCGCCCGTCATGGTCGCCCGCGAGCTCTTGCTGCGGTTGTGTCGGGGAGAGGCCATCTTGGAGAGGCGGGCGGGCTGACGTTTGGCCTGCGTGCACGGGATGAAGGCATCCTCGCCCTGGACCGTCTCGTCCGTCAGGCCCGGTCTCGCGT includes these proteins:
- a CDS encoding RSC complex subunit Rsc7 — protein: MYSARPTGADGATINPAALNSPVLSNAPPRGHKRNRPSDTHDTREPGDDDTYPSQRKRARPMKPSDASGPPPVTTAPQAGQPPQTPQSQTSSLPNQATPAYSAPVAAVAAPPKTTPTKSTLKALPTVRDHTTDQLNPTGDEYIPREIDEFGEKKVMMNGQLCGGRIYRCRTFLVPNRGDKLFMLATECARVLGYRDSYLLFNKNRSLFKIIASQAEKDDLVQQEILPFSYRSRQIAIVTARSMFRQFGSRVIEGGRRVRDDYWETKARKQGFTEADPAGEKRPGASKAREAAEAQTALLSAPNTEIVYSNHPGPYPGAPQPHLVQEYGDTRPRDFGVIMKGGPRQEITGPPYQDQSRPSPIQEIHSQAHHAAEFNRTVTQQRDMRNEYMQNIWRRPHEQPPSSSMSQQPVSSSDANASTNRPSSSPHTAATGVSQQSVVSSQSPQMMMTAAPYSQSIHAQNPIGQASMRSSSGSISQGTTAAGYNYQQPGQTMWSQNQQQPPGPGHNYGSYTTQSQQQQQQQQQQQQSHQSQPPATHLRQSSTSQMQPNMPFPAMGGMQYGTSQGMYPAEQTPRGYLPQSAPGGPNVTQAWSGQHSPPPQWWAPPQQPQ
- a CDS encoding CBF/NF-Y family transcription factor codes for the protein MPPRKSDQRKSDASLVTFPAIPHDDSAISQTASHTQQSVPAAAAASDKKDKDKDKDKDGVSIEDLGFPKSVISRLAKSALPPNTQIQANAILAMSKSATVFVSYLVSHANQHTVNAGKKTINPDDVFKALDDTEFSFLRESLEADLAKFMAMKNEKRTSSKKKVGAGKGDAANPTEDVEMADQTVSSSKADVSTMSASDGPRNKKARLDQDETEEEGEKEAEEQEMEAEEEEEEEEEEAEEEEEDDEDEEANDDEENGERRAESGDDTQDALELKQDDEDDERDEALDGDESD